One window of the Grus americana isolate bGruAme1 chromosome 13, bGruAme1.mat, whole genome shotgun sequence genome contains the following:
- the SMPD3 gene encoding sphingomyelin phosphodiesterase 3: MVLYTSPFPNSFLSVLHSFSWGLIFPCYWLADRLVASFVPTTYEKRQRADDPCYFHALCIIITTPIYLALLVASLPFALIGFLLWSPLQSARRPYIYSRLEDKNHANGATLLTEWKAAGNGKSFCFGSANVCLLPDSLARFNNVFNTQARAKEIGRRIRNGASRPQIKIYIDSPTNTSISAASFSSLVSPQGGDNSNRTVNAGIKRTTSMEYKGDNSGSNNSEDIREDKGGPGEPNEGEENTCIVRINGEDNGHMSDTETDTVNGQAHASGPAEPSLEGDTEISKTPNHKQKEGDSGSLDSYSASRESLVKVRVGDGTVDQSTVNNKLLYKASIMKKTSVRKKKHTDETFDHEISAFFPANLDFLCLQEVFDKRAAEKLKEQLHHYFEYIVYDVGVYSCHGCCSFKFVNSGLLFASRYPVMDAAYHCYPNGRGTDSLASKGALFLKVQVGSTPQDQRIVGYISCTHLQAIAGDTTVRCEQLDMLQDWLSEFRKSTSSSSTANPEELVAFDVICGDLNFDNCSSEDKLEQQHSLFTHYKDPCRIGPGEDKPWAIGTLLDPEGLYDDEVCTPDNLQKVLESEEGRKGYLVYPTSKNHSSSQKGRKASLKGNGRRIDYMLYTEEGLYLEWKVEVEEFSFITQLAGLTDHLPVAMRLMVSTGDDDP, from the exons ATGGTTTTATACACTTCCCCATTTCCCAACAGCTTTCTGTCAGTTCTGCATTCTTTTTCCTGGGGCCTGATTTTCCCATGTTACTGGTTAGCAGATAGGCTTGTGGCCTCTTTTGTTCCGACCACCTATGAAAAACGTCAAAGAGCAGATGATCCATGCTATTTCCATGCACTCTGTATCATTATTACCACTCCCATCTACTTGGCACTGTTGGTAgcctctcttccttttgctcTGATTGGCTTCTTGTTATGGTCCCCACTCCAGTCAGCTAGAAGGCCATATATCTACTCCAGACTAGAAGACAAGAACCATGCCAATGGAGCCACGCTGCTCACTGAATGGAAGGCTGCAGGGAATGGGAAAAGCTTCTGCTTTGGCAGTGCCAATGTTTGCCTGCTGCCAGATTCTCTGGCAAGatttaataatgttttcaaTACACAGGCTAGGGCTAAAGAGATTGGCCGGAGGATCCGAAATGGGGCAAGCAGACCACAGATCAAAATATATATAGATTCTCCTACCAACACGTCCATCAGTGCAGCAAGTTTTAGTAGCTTGGTTTCCCCCCAGGGTGGAGATAACAGTAATCGTACTGTTAACGCTGGCATCAAAAGGACAACATCAATGGAGTATAAAGGAGACAATTCTGGCTCAAACAACAGTGAGGATATTAGAGAAGATAAAGGTGGACCTGGAGAGCCAAatgagggagaagaaaacacttgCATCGTCCGCATAAATGGAGAGGATAATGGCCACATGTCAGACACAGAAACAGACACCGTCAATGGCCAGGCTCATGCCAGTGGCCCAGCAGAGCCCTCACTGGAAGGTGACACAGAGATCTCAAAAACGCCTAACCATAAACAGAAGGAAGGAGATTCTGGGAGTTTAGACAGCTACTCTGCCTCACGAGAGTCCTTAGTTAAAGTTCGTGTTGGAGATGGTACAGTGGACCAAAGCACTGTCAACAACAAGCTCCTCTACAAAGCTTCAATCATGAAGAAGACTTCGGTGCGGAAAAAGAAACATACAGATGAGACCTTTGACCATGAgatctctgctttcttccctgcCAACTTGGACTTTCTGTGTTTGCAGGAAGTGTTTGACAAAAGAGCTGCAGAGAAATTGAAAGAGCAGCTTCATCACTATTTTGAATACATTGTCTATGATGTTGGGGTCTACAGTTGCCATGGCTGCTGTAGCTTTAAGTTTGTGAACAGTGGTCTACTTTTTGCCAGCCGCTATCCTGTTATGGATGCTGCCTATCACTGTTACCCCAATGGAAGAGGAACGGACTCCTTGGCTTCCAAGGGAGCCTTGTTTCTCAAG gTGCAAGTGGGAAGTACACCTCAGGACCAAAGAATTGTGGGATACATTTCCTGCACTCACTTGCAAGCTATTGCAG GAGATACTACTGTTCGATGTGAGCAACTGGATATGCTTCAAGATTGGCTGTCTGAATTCAGAAAATCTACCTCCTCCTCCAGTACAGCCAATCCAGAGGAGCTGGTGGCATTTGATGTAATCTGTGGAGATCTCAACTTTGATAACTGCTCCTCTG aggaCAAGCTGGAGCAACAGCATTCTCTGTTTACACACTACAAAGACCCGTGTCGAATTGGTCCTGGGGAGGATAAACCATGGGCAATTG GTACCTTGTTGGATCCTGAAGGATTATATGATGATGAAGTGTGCACTCCAGATAACCTACAGAA gGTGCTGGAaagtgaagaaggaaggaaaggataCTTAGTCTATCCCACCAGCAAGAACCACAGTTCCAGTCAAAAGGGGAGGAAGGCATCACTGAAAGGAAACGGGAGGAGGATTGACTATATGCTCTATACAGAAGAAGGTCTCTACCTGGAATGGAAAGTG gaaGTGGAAGAGTTCAGCTTTATTACCCAGTTAGCAGGCTTGACAGACCACCTACCAGTAGCAATGCGTCTCATGGTGTCTACAGGAGATGACGACCCTTAA